In Myxococcus stipitatus, the following are encoded in one genomic region:
- a CDS encoding GNAT family N-acetyltransferase, with protein MEARQSKTGPRVVEVDGRADFMSLEPEWNALVESTSDEVFYRHEFIRIWLDNFAPGARLRVLTLRDGAGRLSAVLPLWEERTTLYGVPVRQLSCAANAHSCRFDLVAREPDAAAAMFLSYLRQEGGWDVLRLTDVPDGGAAWRLHAAAVAARVPVGAWESLQSPYIVLPATREKHQAALQAKFKANCRRRRRKLEEKGHVTFERVEGGLGLEGTLEEGFLLEQSGWKGERGTAMAQDTATRGFYTELARDASYRGKLALYFLRLDGKPVAFHYGLEHGGRYFLLKPGYDEVLRECSPGQLLMEEVVGTCIDRGLREFDFLGPDMVWKRDWTDQVRRHTWLYVFNDSAFGRALCAAKFRWSPVVKEVVARWRR; from the coding sequence ATGGAAGCAAGACAAAGCAAGACGGGACCTCGAGTTGTCGAGGTCGACGGCCGGGCGGACTTCATGTCCCTGGAGCCCGAGTGGAACGCGTTGGTGGAGTCGACGTCCGACGAGGTGTTCTACCGGCATGAGTTCATCCGCATCTGGTTGGACAACTTCGCCCCCGGGGCGCGGCTGCGAGTGCTGACGTTGAGGGATGGGGCGGGGCGGCTGAGCGCGGTGCTGCCGCTGTGGGAGGAGCGCACCACGCTGTATGGCGTTCCGGTGCGGCAGCTCTCCTGCGCGGCCAATGCCCACTCCTGCCGCTTCGACCTGGTGGCGCGAGAGCCGGACGCGGCCGCGGCCATGTTCCTGTCCTACTTGCGTCAGGAGGGCGGGTGGGACGTGTTGCGGTTGACGGACGTCCCGGATGGGGGCGCGGCGTGGCGGCTGCACGCGGCGGCGGTCGCGGCGCGGGTGCCCGTGGGGGCCTGGGAGTCGCTCCAGTCGCCATACATCGTGTTGCCCGCGACGCGGGAGAAACACCAGGCGGCGCTGCAGGCGAAGTTCAAGGCAAACTGCCGCCGCCGCCGTCGCAAGCTGGAGGAGAAGGGCCACGTCACCTTCGAGCGGGTGGAGGGCGGCCTGGGCCTGGAAGGCACGCTGGAGGAAGGTTTCCTGCTGGAGCAGAGCGGCTGGAAGGGCGAGCGCGGCACGGCGATGGCCCAGGACACGGCGACGCGCGGCTTCTACACGGAGCTGGCGCGGGACGCGTCGTACCGGGGGAAGCTGGCGCTGTACTTCCTGCGGCTGGACGGCAAGCCGGTGGCCTTCCACTACGGCCTGGAGCACGGGGGGCGCTACTTCCTGTTGAAGCCGGGCTACGACGAGGTGCTGCGCGAGTGCAGCCCGGGGCAGCTGCTGATGGAGGAAGTGGTGGGGACCTGCATCGACCGGGGCCTTCGCGAGTTCGACTTCCTGGGGCCGGACATGGTGTGGAAGCGGGACTGGACGGACCAGGTCCGGCGCCACACCTGGTTGTATGTCTTCAACGACTCCGCTTTCGGCCGGGCCTTGTGCGCGGCCAAGTTCCGGTGGAGTCCGGTGGTGAAAGAGGTGGTGGCGAGATGGAGGCGATGA
- a CDS encoding DegT/DnrJ/EryC1/StrS family aminotransferase produces MTRSGRLFVPSLPTLWPGMLWSKPKPGALPPFSSPNVRYFYFARNAVWLTVKMLGLDKGEVLMPAYHHGVEVEALVDAGATPRFYRVGSRWDVDVEDVARRIGPKTKALYLTHYAGFPGPAEEMRRLADQHGLVLIEDCALSLLSSDGAVPLGTTGDVGIFCLYKTLPVPNGGALVVNGARSYSLPEPPTPPSASTFSHTVSALLQNLELRGGVLGRTLRGLVRTVGHGTVKAASIERVATGTQHFDRKHVDLGMSPLTRRIALAQDLESIVEKRRRNYFYLLGRLRDVVPPLFNQLPPGACPLFFPMVVQEKAEVLARLRAKGIDAIDFWKRFHPACDAAAFPEVAQLRRSIVEIPCHQDLTPEVMADVALVVRDAVRAERRTKKRAG; encoded by the coding sequence ATGACCCGTTCGGGCCGGCTGTTCGTGCCGTCCTTGCCGACGCTGTGGCCTGGAATGCTGTGGTCCAAGCCGAAGCCGGGGGCGCTGCCTCCGTTTTCGTCTCCCAACGTCCGGTACTTCTACTTCGCCCGCAACGCGGTCTGGCTGACGGTGAAGATGCTGGGGCTGGACAAGGGCGAGGTGCTGATGCCGGCGTACCACCACGGCGTGGAGGTGGAGGCGCTGGTGGACGCGGGCGCCACGCCGCGCTTCTACCGGGTGGGCAGCCGGTGGGACGTGGACGTGGAGGACGTGGCGCGCCGCATCGGTCCGAAGACGAAGGCGCTGTACCTGACGCACTACGCGGGCTTCCCGGGGCCGGCGGAGGAGATGCGCAGGCTGGCGGACCAGCATGGGCTGGTGCTCATCGAGGACTGCGCGTTGTCGCTGTTGTCTTCGGATGGCGCGGTGCCGCTGGGGACGACGGGGGACGTGGGCATCTTCTGTCTCTACAAGACGCTGCCGGTGCCGAATGGCGGGGCGCTGGTGGTGAACGGGGCGCGTTCGTACAGCCTCCCGGAGCCGCCCACGCCGCCGTCCGCGTCGACCTTCAGCCACACGGTGTCCGCGCTATTGCAGAACCTGGAGCTGCGCGGCGGGGTGTTGGGCCGGACGCTGCGGGGCCTGGTGCGCACGGTGGGGCACGGCACGGTGAAGGCGGCGAGCATCGAGCGCGTGGCCACGGGCACGCAGCACTTCGACCGCAAGCACGTGGACCTGGGGATGAGCCCGCTGACCCGGCGCATCGCGCTGGCGCAGGACCTGGAGTCCATCGTCGAGAAGCGGCGCCGCAACTACTTCTATCTGTTGGGACGCCTGAGGGATGTGGTGCCGCCGTTGTTCAATCAGCTTCCTCCGGGGGCGTGTCCGCTCTTCTTTCCGATGGTGGTGCAGGAGAAGGCGGAGGTGCTGGCGCGGCTGCGGGCGAAGGGCATCGACGCCATCGACTTCTGGAAGCGTTTCCATCCCGCGTGTGATGCCGCGGCGTTCCCGGAGGTGGCGCAGCTTCGGCGGAGCATCGTCGAGATTCCGTGTCACCAGGACCTGACGCCCGAGGTGATGGCGGACGTGGCGCTGGTGGTGCGCGACGCGGTGCGCGCGGAGCGGCGGACGAAGAAGCGCGCGGGGTGA
- a CDS encoding GNAT family N-acetyltransferase: MIHEDELKQGPRIGPRLDVSAVGTVSALAGMRAEWDALLDASGVGPFNAWEWLYPWCRRIAPERRPLILTARDAAGTLMGLLPLGLETRRVAGVAVRRLGFLGETHVGSDYLDVVARRGAERAVAASFARILESLHESWDVLDLTDLREDSTTVDVLRSVFLEHEVQTSERYVCPYEVLEPRGAFDEFLKRTGRRDNYLRRRKWLERQEGYRIERTESPGALAGPMTDFFRLHAARWSVDGGSQGIKGTGVEAFHRDATQLLAERGRLRLYTMKVGGRAVASVYGIVHGESFIYFQSGYDPEWSHRSVGLVLVGETFKDALESGLTEYDFLRGTESYKSDWVTKQRRTVSVRVHSGSRAGRWFTRAEELARKGRNAAKQVLPGAWVEKVRRVRRRRAAIH, encoded by the coding sequence GTGATTCACGAGGATGAGCTGAAGCAGGGGCCGCGCATTGGACCGCGGCTGGACGTGAGCGCCGTGGGTACGGTGTCCGCGCTGGCCGGGATGCGGGCGGAGTGGGACGCGCTGCTGGACGCCAGTGGCGTGGGGCCCTTCAACGCGTGGGAGTGGTTGTACCCGTGGTGCCGGCGAATCGCGCCGGAGCGGCGGCCGTTGATTCTGACGGCGCGCGACGCGGCGGGGACGTTGATGGGGCTCCTGCCGCTGGGATTGGAGACGCGGCGGGTGGCGGGAGTCGCGGTGCGGCGCCTGGGGTTCCTGGGGGAGACGCACGTGGGGAGCGACTACCTGGACGTCGTGGCCCGGCGGGGCGCGGAGCGGGCCGTGGCGGCGTCCTTCGCGCGCATTCTCGAGTCGCTCCACGAGTCGTGGGATGTGTTGGACCTGACGGACCTGCGCGAGGACTCCACGACGGTGGATGTGTTGCGCTCGGTCTTCTTGGAGCACGAGGTCCAGACGTCGGAGCGGTACGTGTGTCCCTACGAGGTGTTGGAGCCTCGCGGAGCGTTCGACGAGTTCCTGAAGCGGACGGGGCGGCGGGACAACTACCTGCGGCGGCGCAAGTGGTTGGAGCGGCAGGAGGGCTACCGCATCGAGCGCACCGAGTCACCGGGCGCGCTGGCGGGGCCGATGACGGACTTCTTCCGGCTGCATGCGGCGCGGTGGTCGGTGGATGGGGGGTCGCAAGGCATCAAGGGGACGGGCGTGGAGGCCTTCCACCGGGATGCGACGCAACTGCTCGCCGAGCGGGGACGGCTGCGGCTATACACGATGAAGGTGGGCGGGCGCGCCGTGGCCTCCGTGTATGGCATTGTCCATGGAGAGTCGTTCATCTACTTCCAGTCCGGTTACGACCCGGAGTGGAGCCACCGCAGCGTGGGGTTGGTGCTGGTGGGGGAGACCTTCAAGGACGCGCTGGAGTCGGGGCTCACGGAGTACGATTTCCTCCGGGGCACGGAGTCCTACAAGTCCGACTGGGTGACGAAGCAGCGGCGCACGGTCTCCGTGCGGGTGCACAGCGGCTCGCGGGCGGGGAGGTGGTTCACTCGCGCGGAGGAGCTGGCTCGCAAGGGCCGCAACGCGGCGAAGCAGGTGTTGCCGGGCGCGTGGGTGGAGAAGGTGCGCCGTGTTCGCCGGCGCCGCGCGGCGATTCACTGA
- a CDS encoding tetratricopeptide repeat protein, producing MQQQPTNWLPGIIVLAVAFVAAAAWLLFMRRRGVLAAPEPKDGVLDDLSQRAQSLIDQLRTLEADKHNLAAEQYASEKSRLEREAASALRAKDEHLKRKAATPDAPVRQAPAPTGWAARNPQLSGAIWGAGIVLFFGGLGYLLVSEQQTRTDGQEATGRMPPGAAAQQQQQQGTMQMEAETELAEARSRLEANPSDLDSASLLSHELIRRQQFEEAAVVTAKGLAVDPFHVELRVHRGVLRATRGDLEGAEAELTELVNTWPDAQEALIFLGSLALRRDDKVKALEHFERFSVEVPRNMQPPQLGPAIAQLRAEIRNVP from the coding sequence ATGCAGCAACAGCCGACCAACTGGTTGCCCGGTATCATCGTCCTCGCCGTCGCCTTCGTCGCCGCCGCGGCGTGGCTGCTCTTCATGCGTCGCCGGGGCGTCCTCGCCGCCCCCGAGCCCAAGGACGGGGTGCTCGACGACCTGTCCCAACGCGCCCAGTCGCTCATCGACCAGCTGCGCACGCTCGAGGCCGACAAGCACAACCTGGCCGCCGAGCAGTACGCCTCCGAGAAGTCCCGCCTGGAGCGCGAGGCCGCCTCCGCCCTGCGCGCCAAGGACGAACACCTGAAGCGCAAGGCCGCCACCCCGGACGCCCCCGTCCGTCAGGCCCCCGCCCCCACCGGCTGGGCCGCCCGCAACCCCCAGCTCTCCGGAGCCATCTGGGGCGCCGGCATCGTCCTGTTCTTCGGCGGCCTGGGCTACCTGCTCGTCTCCGAGCAGCAGACGCGCACCGACGGCCAGGAGGCCACCGGGCGCATGCCCCCCGGCGCCGCCGCGCAGCAGCAACAGCAGCAGGGCACCATGCAGATGGAGGCGGAGACGGAGCTCGCCGAGGCCCGCTCCCGCCTGGAAGCCAACCCCTCCGACCTCGACTCCGCGTCGCTGCTCAGCCACGAGCTCATCCGCCGCCAGCAGTTCGAGGAGGCCGCCGTGGTGACCGCCAAGGGACTGGCCGTGGACCCGTTCCACGTCGAGCTGCGCGTCCACCGGGGCGTCCTGCGCGCCACCCGCGGAGACCTGGAGGGCGCCGAGGCCGAGCTGACCGAGCTGGTCAACACCTGGCCCGATGCCCAGGAAGCCCTCATCTTCCTCGGCAGCCTCGCCCTGCGCCGCGACGACAAGGTCAAGGCACTCGAGCACTTCGAGCGCTTCTCCGTCGAGGTGCCGCGAAACATGCAACCTCCCCAGCTCGGCCCCGCCATCGCCCAGCTCCGCGCCGAAATCCGCAACGTCCCCTGA
- a CDS encoding cytochrome c-type biogenesis protein, translating to MTAALLSLTLAFGLMTGQVAPLQAASDPLAPELEARVQKLGKTLRCAVCQGLSISDSPSSMARAQLDMVRELVSEGKNDQEVVEFFVARYGEWVLLEPKAEGFNWFVWLGPIALLAVGGFVIWRQLQYAPPTEPVAAQPSPSAPPTDPSASDDADPYLQAVRRELER from the coding sequence ATGACCGCCGCCCTGCTGTCCCTGACCCTCGCCTTCGGCCTCATGACTGGCCAGGTCGCGCCCCTGCAGGCCGCGAGCGACCCGCTCGCGCCCGAGTTGGAGGCACGCGTCCAGAAGCTCGGCAAGACGCTGCGCTGCGCCGTCTGCCAGGGCCTCTCCATCTCCGACAGCCCCTCTTCCATGGCCCGCGCGCAGCTGGACATGGTCCGTGAGCTCGTCTCCGAGGGAAAGAACGACCAGGAGGTCGTCGAGTTCTTCGTCGCCCGCTACGGCGAATGGGTCCTCCTGGAGCCCAAGGCCGAGGGCTTCAACTGGTTCGTCTGGCTGGGCCCCATCGCCCTCCTCGCCGTCGGCGGCTTCGTCATCTGGCGACAGCTCCAGTACGCCCCGCCCACCGAGCCCGTCGCCGCCCAGCCCTCACCTTCCGCCCCTCCCACGGACCCCTCCGCGTCGGATGACGCAGACCCCTACCTCCAGGCCGTGCGCCGGGAGCTGGAGCGCTAA
- a CDS encoding serine hydrolase, translating to MTQRWMYVRVVLGLALVLGVSPALAASKKESIDKLAARYAEYQQFNGTVLVADARGVILKKGYGLANIEWRIPAAPDTKFRLGSITKQFTSMLIMQLVAEGKLKLDDPLGKLLPEYRQDTGSRITLTHLLNHTSGIPSFTNHPDFAAKVSRNPFTTAELVKQYASGDLEFEPGTKFAYNNSGYYLLGVIIERVTGKPYAQVLKERIFDPVGMKDTGYDVSAEILPKRASGYESTPEGIRNAPYIDMGIPYAAGAMYSTVEDLFLWDRALYADTLLSAELKQRMFTPGLKGYAFGWEYHDAKLDDGKTGIKVQGHGGGIEGFSTLILRAPETKEVVILLSNNSRSNLQGLAMGIWSILRGVEPAPARRSITVPMVAALAKGTIRDAISTYRALKAGKPEEYKFTPGELNSFGYQLMAKKRLEDAIEIFKLNVEMFPKDGNVHDSLGEAYLARGDKALAIESYRRSLEFDPGNANAVRVLKGLEAPAAKAP from the coding sequence ATGACGCAGAGGTGGATGTACGTTCGAGTCGTGTTGGGGTTGGCGCTGGTGCTCGGGGTCTCCCCAGCCCTGGCGGCGAGCAAGAAGGAATCCATCGACAAGCTCGCGGCCCGGTATGCGGAGTACCAGCAGTTCAACGGGACGGTGCTCGTCGCCGACGCGCGGGGCGTCATCCTGAAGAAGGGCTATGGCCTCGCGAACATCGAGTGGCGGATTCCCGCGGCGCCGGACACGAAGTTCCGCCTCGGCTCCATCACCAAGCAGTTCACGTCCATGCTCATCATGCAGCTGGTGGCCGAGGGCAAGCTGAAGCTCGATGACCCGCTGGGCAAGCTCCTCCCCGAGTACCGGCAGGACACGGGCTCGCGCATCACGCTGACCCACCTGCTCAACCACACCTCCGGCATCCCCAGCTTCACCAACCACCCGGACTTCGCGGCGAAGGTGTCCCGCAATCCCTTCACGACCGCGGAGCTCGTCAAGCAGTACGCCAGCGGCGACCTCGAGTTCGAGCCTGGGACGAAGTTCGCCTACAACAACTCGGGCTACTACTTGCTGGGAGTCATCATCGAGCGGGTGACGGGCAAGCCGTATGCGCAGGTGCTCAAGGAGCGCATCTTCGACCCGGTGGGGATGAAGGACACCGGCTACGACGTGAGCGCGGAGATTCTGCCGAAGCGCGCCAGCGGCTACGAGTCCACGCCGGAGGGGATTCGCAATGCGCCCTACATCGACATGGGCATCCCGTATGCGGCGGGCGCGATGTACTCGACGGTGGAGGACCTGTTCCTGTGGGACCGGGCGCTCTACGCGGACACGCTGCTGTCCGCGGAGCTCAAGCAGCGCATGTTCACCCCGGGCCTGAAGGGCTACGCGTTCGGCTGGGAGTACCATGACGCGAAGCTGGATGACGGGAAGACGGGCATCAAGGTCCAGGGGCATGGCGGCGGAATCGAAGGGTTCTCCACCCTCATCCTACGCGCGCCGGAGACGAAGGAGGTCGTCATCCTCCTGTCGAACAACTCCCGGTCCAACCTGCAGGGGTTGGCGATGGGCATCTGGAGCATCTTGCGTGGCGTCGAGCCCGCCCCCGCCCGCAGGTCCATCACCGTGCCCATGGTCGCGGCGCTCGCGAAGGGGACCATCCGTGACGCCATCTCCACGTACCGCGCGCTCAAGGCAGGCAAGCCGGAGGAGTACAAGTTCACGCCCGGCGAACTGAACAGCTTCGGCTATCAGCTCATGGCGAAGAAGCGGCTTGAGGATGCGATTGAAATCTTCAAGCTCAACGTGGAGATGTTCCCCAAGGATGGGAACGTCCACGACAGCCTCGGCGAGGCGTATCTGGCGCGGGGAGACAAGGCGCTGGCCATCGAGAGCTATCGCCGCTCGTTGGAGTTCGACCCGGGCAACGCCAACGCGGTGAGGGTCCTCAAGGGGTTGGAGGCGCCCGCGGCCAAGGCTCCCTGA
- a CDS encoding tetratricopeptide repeat protein has product MPPQPPRRSIAEAVMSALSKGTVAEAIATYRKLKAQRPDEYRFNPGELNRVGYQVMKRGRLADAIELFKLNVEMYPQDGNVHDSLGEAYLARGDKALAAESYRRAVELDPKNADAARILKELEQSAPKAP; this is encoded by the coding sequence GTGCCGCCGCAGCCTCCTCGTCGCTCCATCGCCGAGGCGGTGATGTCCGCGCTCTCGAAGGGCACGGTCGCCGAGGCCATCGCGACCTATCGCAAGCTCAAGGCGCAGAGGCCGGATGAGTACCGGTTCAATCCGGGCGAGCTGAACCGCGTGGGCTATCAGGTCATGAAGCGTGGCCGTCTCGCGGATGCCATCGAACTCTTCAAACTCAACGTGGAGATGTATCCCCAGGATGGGAACGTCCACGACAGCCTCGGCGAGGCGTACCTGGCCCGAGGAGACAAGGCGCTCGCCGCCGAGAGCTATCGCCGCGCGGTGGAGCTCGACCCCAAGAACGCCGATGCCGCGCGGATCCTCAAGGAGCTGGAGCAGTCCGCGCCCAAGGCTCCCTGA